A region of Solibacillus isronensis DNA encodes the following proteins:
- a CDS encoding M15 family metallopeptidase, which yields MKKIIFILIFAVIGFQFFTTEQVGAPDLPQQLSLASNSVTNGDLVLVNRDIALQNEPGNLAPIPADIAKNVIVNSEYFLEEQAIVPLKQLFEAAAEDGIEHFIINSAYRSGKLQKQLFDQIGADYALPAGYSEHQTGLSIDIGSTVGKMENVAEGKWMEEHAAEFGYILRYPKHKVDITGIEYEPWHFRYIGLPHSMVMKQHDFVFEEYIAYLKEKQFYKMKLDDTTYFVHYTDNKTSVNTLESNNVKVSGDNVGGYIITSVLEEI from the coding sequence ATGAAAAAGATTATTTTTATACTTATTTTTGCCGTTATTGGCTTTCAATTTTTTACGACTGAACAAGTTGGTGCTCCCGACTTACCTCAGCAGCTTTCACTAGCATCGAACTCCGTTACAAACGGGGATCTCGTCCTTGTTAACCGGGACATCGCATTACAGAATGAACCAGGCAATTTAGCCCCTATTCCTGCTGATATTGCTAAAAATGTAATCGTCAATTCAGAGTATTTTCTTGAAGAACAGGCTATAGTACCTCTCAAGCAATTATTCGAAGCGGCAGCGGAGGATGGAATCGAGCATTTCATAATCAATAGTGCCTATCGCAGCGGAAAACTTCAGAAACAGCTTTTTGATCAAATCGGTGCCGATTATGCCCTGCCTGCTGGTTATAGTGAACATCAGACAGGCTTATCGATTGATATTGGTTCAACTGTCGGCAAAATGGAAAATGTTGCTGAAGGGAAATGGATGGAAGAACATGCAGCGGAGTTTGGCTACATTCTACGCTATCCTAAACATAAGGTCGACATTACCGGAATTGAGTATGAGCCTTGGCATTTCCGTTACATAGGCTTGCCCCATAGCATGGTGATGAAGCAACATGACTTCGTTTTTGAGGAATATATTGCTTATCTTAAAGAGAAGCAATTTTATAAAATGAAATTAGATGATACAACTTATTTCGTGCATTATACAGATAACAAGACATCTGTGAACACGCTTGAATCAAACAATGTCAAAGTATCTGGTGATAATGTCGGAGGATATATTATTACTTCCGTATTAGAAGAAATATGA
- the rarD gene encoding EamA family transporter RarD, with protein sequence MSELKKGVILAIGAYLMWGIIPLYWKQLQHVGSVEILVGRVIWSFVFTVLFVLLIRQYKQMIADIKMLWKNKKQFFLLFIASVFVSLNWGIFIWAVNNGHLLQTSLGYYINPLISVLFGLIFFKEKISRATAVAVIIAAIGVGYQAILGGTIPWVSLALALTFAFYGVIKKQIPLDATRGLAIETLFVLPIAVGIYIYLMNTSEIAFMQVDWKTNLLLMGGGIVTALPLVLFAKSAQKIPLYLMGFIQFLAPTISLMLGIFLYKEPFTLTEFITFVCIWLAVFIFSASKVLEARKHHATYNKENEVKV encoded by the coding sequence ATGTCAGAACTAAAGAAGGGCGTCATTTTAGCAATCGGCGCCTATTTAATGTGGGGGATCATTCCTCTGTACTGGAAGCAGCTGCAGCATGTCGGCAGTGTAGAAATTTTAGTAGGACGTGTAATTTGGTCCTTTGTATTCACCGTTCTGTTTGTGTTGCTGATCCGTCAGTACAAACAGATGATAGCAGATATAAAAATGCTATGGAAAAATAAGAAACAGTTTTTTTTACTGTTCATAGCATCGGTTTTTGTTTCGCTCAATTGGGGAATCTTTATTTGGGCCGTAAACAATGGACATTTACTACAGACGAGTTTAGGTTATTATATTAACCCGCTTATATCCGTATTGTTCGGGTTGATCTTTTTTAAAGAGAAAATTTCCCGGGCAACTGCAGTAGCCGTCATCATTGCGGCCATCGGGGTAGGGTATCAGGCGATACTAGGTGGAACGATTCCTTGGGTATCACTTGCGCTGGCTCTAACATTTGCTTTTTACGGTGTTATTAAAAAGCAGATTCCGCTCGATGCGACACGCGGACTCGCAATTGAAACATTGTTTGTTTTACCAATTGCCGTTGGGATCTACATTTATTTAATGAATACGTCGGAAATTGCCTTTATGCAAGTGGACTGGAAAACTAATCTATTGTTAATGGGCGGCGGGATCGTAACGGCCTTGCCACTTGTCCTATTTGCAAAAAGTGCGCAAAAAATTCCGCTTTATTTAATGGGTTTCATTCAATTTTTGGCACCAACGATTAGCTTAATGCTCGGCATCTTTTTATACAAGGAGCCTTTTACACTGACGGAATTCATCACTTTCGTATGTATTTGGCTTGCGGTATTCATCTTTTCGGCATCCAAAGTGCTCGAAGCGAGAAAACATCATGCGACGTATAATAAAGAGAATGAAGTTAAAGTATAA
- a CDS encoding ABC transporter ATP-binding protein, with protein sequence MANETISSKEQRLVLKRLFTYLKPHKKILAIALFLLVLTVLGDIIGPYLIKVYIDDHLMIGNFDMTPIVTLGVGYFIIQLLNVIITYYQNIKFQELALKVIQQLRIDVFSKIHRLGMRYFDQVPAGSIVSRATNDTEAIKDMFVSVLISFVQAAFLIVGVYFAMFFLNAKLAFYMLLLLPVIMYIIWLYRKMSSVVYMRMREKLSELNAKLSETLSGMSIVQAFRQEPRFNDEFDRVNEEHFQSMMANTKMNSLLLRPIIDLVYFTAIVILLFYFGWTSFETAVEVGVVYAFITYMNRFFDPINQVMERLALFQQAIVAASRVFELIDNEELEPAQQNKPVQVSKGHIEFKNVSFSYDGKQDVLKNISFTVNPGETVALVGHTGSGKSSIINLLMRFYEFKRGEILIDGQSIKEYEQRELREKMGLVLQDPFLFYGTIDSNIRLYNENLTLQKVKEAAEFVQANDFIESLPDGYGSRVIERGSTFSSGQRQLVAFARTIATNPKILVLDEATAAIDTETEVGIQQSLEKMRKGRTTIAIAHRLSTIQDAEQILVLHKGEIVERGTHQQLIAQKGLYHKMYLLQNGIVE encoded by the coding sequence ATGGCGAATGAGACGATTTCAAGTAAAGAACAGCGCCTCGTATTAAAGCGCCTCTTTACGTATTTAAAGCCACATAAAAAGATATTGGCCATTGCGCTGTTTCTGCTTGTTTTAACCGTTCTCGGAGATATTATTGGTCCGTATTTGATCAAAGTGTATATCGACGACCATCTAATGATCGGCAATTTTGATATGACCCCAATCGTCACACTCGGTGTTGGGTACTTTATTATTCAATTGCTGAACGTTATTATCACATATTATCAAAATATTAAATTCCAGGAGCTAGCACTAAAAGTTATTCAGCAACTGCGAATTGATGTGTTTTCAAAAATTCACAGACTTGGCATGCGCTATTTTGATCAGGTTCCGGCCGGTTCAATCGTGTCCAGGGCAACAAATGATACGGAAGCAATTAAAGATATGTTCGTGTCGGTACTCATCAGCTTTGTACAGGCGGCGTTTTTAATTGTCGGTGTGTATTTTGCGATGTTTTTCCTAAATGCAAAGTTAGCATTTTACATGCTTCTTTTGCTGCCTGTTATTATGTACATCATTTGGCTATACCGCAAAATGAGTTCGGTTGTGTATATGCGCATGCGGGAAAAACTGAGTGAGCTTAATGCGAAACTTTCTGAAACATTATCAGGAATGAGCATCGTGCAGGCATTCCGTCAAGAACCTCGTTTCAATGACGAGTTTGACCGTGTTAATGAAGAGCATTTCCAGTCAATGATGGCCAATACGAAAATGAACAGTCTTCTGCTTCGTCCGATTATTGACTTAGTGTACTTTACAGCAATCGTTATTTTACTGTTTTACTTCGGATGGACATCATTTGAAACAGCGGTGGAAGTCGGGGTTGTTTACGCGTTCATAACTTATATGAACCGTTTCTTTGATCCGATTAATCAAGTAATGGAACGTCTCGCACTGTTCCAGCAAGCGATTGTAGCGGCATCCCGTGTATTTGAGCTGATAGATAATGAAGAGCTCGAGCCAGCACAGCAAAACAAGCCGGTTCAAGTTTCAAAAGGCCATATCGAATTTAAAAATGTTTCGTTTAGCTATGACGGCAAGCAAGATGTGCTGAAAAATATTTCGTTCACGGTCAACCCTGGAGAAACGGTTGCGTTAGTCGGGCATACCGGTAGCGGAAAGAGTTCAATTATCAATCTCCTAATGCGTTTCTATGAATTTAAGCGCGGTGAAATTTTAATTGACGGCCAGTCGATCAAAGAATACGAACAGCGGGAACTACGTGAAAAAATGGGGCTCGTGCTTCAAGATCCATTCCTTTTTTACGGAACGATTGATTCGAACATTCGATTGTATAATGAAAATCTCACATTACAGAAGGTGAAGGAAGCGGCAGAGTTTGTGCAGGCAAATGATTTCATTGAATCGCTTCCGGATGGCTATGGAAGTCGTGTGATAGAGCGTGGTTCGACGTTCTCAAGCGGACAGCGCCAACTCGTGGCTTTTGCGCGGACAATTGCGACAAACCCGAAAATCCTAGTACTTGATGAAGCAACGGCAGCGATTGATACTGAAACAGAAGTCGGCATTCAGCAGTCATTGGAAAAAATGCGCAAAGGCCGTACTACGATAGCGATCGCGCACAGACTGTCGACAATTCAGGATGCTGAGCAAATATTAGTATTGCATAAAGGTGAGATCGTCGAACGCGGTACACACCAGCAGCTCATCGCACAAAAAGGGTTATACCACAAAATGTACTTACTGCAAAATGGTATAGTGGAATAA
- a CDS encoding ABC transporter ATP-binding protein — MKVFLKLGWFFKERKYQYTVGLLMLVLVAILQLVPPKIIGFTIDEIGARTLTKAGLFKWLAIIIGVAIAMYILRYYWRQMIFGSSNLLARTLREKLHRHFTQMSPSFYQKNRVGDLMAHATNDISAVQQTAGGGVLTLFDSLTTGGFVILAMAITIDWRLTLIALIPMPLVALSTSYYGKLLHERFRHAQAAFSDLNDKTQESISGMKVLKTFGQQQEDVADFTKLSDEVVEKNMRVAKVDSLFDPTISFVVGLSFMLSLGFGTKFILEDAMTVGDLVTFTTYLSILIWPMLAIGMLFNIVERGSVSYDRIERILNTPIEIDDKIDAIEENPSGDLIFNVTSFTFPGDAAPTLHDVHFELKRGETLGIVGKTGAGKTSILKLLLREFEGYEGTIQFGEHNINDYKKSSLRQAIGYVPQDHFLFSATLYSNIAFANPRAIMEEVRAAAALANIDEDIMSFTDGYDTIVGERGVSLSGGQKQRISIARALLMKPELLILDDSLSAVDARTEEAILHALKEERKNATTIITSHRLSAIQQAHVIIVVDEGTIIEKGTHEQLMALEGSYYEMYQLQQLEQLVEQGGDQDGE; from the coding sequence ATGAAGGTATTTCTTAAATTAGGTTGGTTTTTTAAAGAGCGAAAATACCAATACACAGTCGGGCTTCTAATGCTTGTATTAGTAGCCATCCTGCAGCTCGTGCCGCCGAAAATTATCGGCTTCACTATCGATGAAATCGGTGCACGTACATTAACGAAAGCAGGCTTGTTTAAATGGCTCGCCATCATCATCGGTGTAGCAATTGCCATGTACATACTGCGATATTACTGGCGTCAAATGATTTTTGGATCGTCCAACCTGTTGGCGCGAACATTACGCGAAAAGCTCCACCGCCATTTTACACAAATGTCACCGTCGTTTTATCAAAAAAATCGTGTCGGTGATTTAATGGCACATGCAACAAATGATATTAGTGCAGTGCAGCAAACAGCTGGCGGCGGGGTTTTAACATTATTTGACTCGCTTACAACAGGGGGATTTGTCATTTTGGCAATGGCAATCACAATTGACTGGCGTCTGACATTAATTGCACTCATTCCGATGCCGCTAGTCGCCTTATCGACGAGCTATTACGGCAAGCTTCTGCATGAGCGTTTCCGTCATGCCCAAGCTGCGTTTTCTGATTTAAACGATAAAACACAGGAAAGTATCAGCGGGATGAAAGTGCTGAAAACTTTTGGTCAGCAACAGGAGGACGTTGCGGATTTTACGAAGCTTTCCGATGAAGTTGTGGAAAAAAATATGCGCGTAGCAAAAGTCGATTCATTATTTGACCCGACAATCAGCTTTGTTGTCGGATTAAGTTTTATGTTAAGCCTTGGATTCGGGACGAAATTTATTTTGGAAGATGCGATGACTGTCGGTGATTTAGTTACTTTCACGACGTATTTAAGTATTCTGATCTGGCCGATGCTGGCAATTGGAATGCTGTTCAATATCGTCGAGCGAGGCAGTGTTTCATATGACCGGATCGAACGCATTTTAAATACCCCGATTGAAATCGATGACAAGATTGACGCAATTGAAGAAAATCCTTCAGGAGATCTTATATTCAACGTCACATCATTTACATTCCCTGGAGATGCGGCACCGACATTACACGATGTGCATTTTGAGCTGAAACGCGGCGAAACACTCGGAATCGTCGGTAAAACAGGTGCGGGGAAGACATCGATTTTAAAGCTGCTGCTTCGTGAGTTTGAAGGATATGAAGGAACGATTCAATTTGGTGAACACAACATAAATGACTATAAGAAAAGTTCTCTCCGTCAGGCAATTGGTTATGTACCGCAAGATCATTTTTTATTTTCGGCAACACTTTATTCCAATATTGCCTTTGCCAATCCCCGTGCAATCATGGAGGAAGTTCGTGCGGCGGCAGCATTAGCAAATATTGATGAAGATATAATGAGCTTTACAGATGGTTACGACACGATTGTCGGAGAACGAGGGGTATCTCTTTCAGGTGGACAGAAACAGCGAATTTCCATCGCTAGGGCATTACTGATGAAACCTGAACTGCTAATATTGGATGATTCTTTATCTGCGGTAGATGCGCGTACAGAAGAAGCGATTTTACATGCATTAAAAGAAGAGCGGAAAAATGCGACAACGATTATTACATCACATCGTCTAAGCGCAATCCAGCAGGCACATGTCATTATCGTTGTTGATGAAGGTACAATTATTGAAAAAGGTACCCATGAACAGTTAATGGCACTGGAAGGAAGCTATTATGAAATGTACCAGTTACAGCAACTTGAGCAGTTAGTGGAACAGGGGGGTGACCAAGATGGCGAATGA
- a CDS encoding copper resistance CopC family protein, protein MRKQLLLSFVATFLLCVPGAFAHTHLVSTNPAEGETVDENIKNIDLTYEGKIEEGSIFKVIASDGKEMEIHSISVNDGVLSGIMLDPLPNDTYTVEWNSISEDGHPLSGSFSFAVNAPAETKKEEDNAADTTEKIADDVDSLVDTLKDETNSDDNDEGSFWTLVIVITLIVLVLAVITMYSYKRWLVKKTKK, encoded by the coding sequence TTGAGGAAACAATTATTATTATCGTTTGTTGCTACATTTTTATTATGTGTACCGGGAGCATTCGCACATACACACTTAGTATCAACTAATCCTGCTGAAGGTGAGACTGTTGACGAAAATATTAAAAATATTGATTTAACGTATGAAGGAAAAATTGAAGAAGGCAGTATATTTAAGGTAATAGCAAGTGATGGTAAGGAGATGGAGATTCATTCTATTTCTGTAAATGATGGAGTCCTATCCGGAATTATGCTTGATCCTCTTCCAAATGACACTTATACAGTTGAATGGAATAGTATTAGCGAGGATGGACATCCATTATCAGGTTCATTTTCATTTGCAGTAAATGCGCCTGCGGAGACAAAGAAGGAAGAAGATAATGCAGCTGATACAACTGAAAAAATTGCCGACGATGTAGATTCACTTGTCGATACATTAAAGGATGAAACGAATTCCGATGATAATGACGAAGGCTCATTTTGGACGCTTGTTATTGTCATCACACTGATTGTGCTTGTGCTCGCAGTGATAACGATGTACAGCTATAAGAGATGGTTAGTGAAGAAAACGAAAAAATAA
- a CDS encoding glucose 1-dehydrogenase, producing MSRLTGKVAIITGAAQGMGAAHAKAFVEQGAKVVLTDLNEEKGKAFAAELGENAIFVKQNVTSEEDWTTVIAKAEEAFGPVNVLVNNAGISMNKNMLEMSLDEYMKIVNINQVSVFLGMKAVAASMMKAGGGSIVNISSINGLVGGAVGYTDTKFAVRGMTKAAALNLAPMGIRVNSVHPGVIATPMIMQEDAKAAIEEFAKHIPLKRVSQPEEVSQLVVFLASDESSYSTGAEFVVDGGITAQ from the coding sequence ATGTCTCGATTAACAGGTAAAGTTGCTATTATTACAGGTGCTGCTCAAGGTATGGGTGCCGCCCACGCTAAGGCATTTGTAGAACAAGGTGCAAAAGTAGTTTTAACAGATTTAAATGAAGAAAAAGGGAAAGCATTTGCTGCAGAATTAGGGGAAAATGCAATCTTCGTAAAACAAAACGTTACTTCCGAGGAAGATTGGACAACTGTTATCGCGAAAGCAGAAGAAGCATTTGGTCCTGTAAACGTATTAGTAAATAATGCAGGAATTTCGATGAACAAAAATATGCTGGAAATGTCTTTAGATGAATACATGAAAATCGTCAATATTAACCAAGTATCAGTATTCTTAGGTATGAAAGCAGTAGCGGCTTCAATGATGAAAGCTGGTGGCGGTTCAATTGTCAACATTTCATCAATCAATGGCTTAGTTGGTGGTGCTGTAGGCTATACAGATACTAAATTTGCTGTTCGTGGTATGACGAAAGCAGCTGCATTAAACTTGGCGCCAATGGGTATTCGTGTAAACTCAGTACACCCAGGTGTTATTGCAACACCGATGATCATGCAGGAAGATGCAAAAGCTGCAATCGAAGAATTTGCAAAGCATATCCCGCTGAAACGTGTATCACAACCAGAAGAAGTATCTCAATTAGTAGTCTTCTTAGCATCGGACGAGTCAAGCTACTCAACAGGAGCGGAGTTTGTTGTTGATGGTGGAATAACAGCGCAATAA
- a CDS encoding TetR/AcrR family transcriptional regulator — translation MSIREQRKQQRREQIIQAAKSLMLDSGIQQVQLQDVANEVGIGIATFYRYFANKELLVLAINNEITNEMKNSIKQIADEPMTAYEQIERILTYYIELIDDPQHQFVKFFKAFEAYKPISEETYEYKEYVDIRREMANVLYSIAEKGMEDKSIRAGIDIPEYVFTVVQNISYFTVESYLTEHDPNLPVKLDPKKQLKLIKEMFLQFIATKN, via the coding sequence TTGAGTATTAGAGAACAAAGAAAACAACAGCGCAGGGAACAAATTATACAGGCAGCAAAGTCTTTGATGTTGGACAGCGGAATTCAGCAAGTTCAATTACAGGACGTTGCAAATGAAGTAGGGATTGGTATTGCAACATTTTATCGTTATTTTGCGAATAAAGAATTACTCGTTTTAGCAATTAATAATGAAATAACTAATGAAATGAAAAATTCTATCAAACAAATTGCAGATGAACCAATGACTGCTTATGAACAAATTGAACGGATATTAACTTATTATATTGAGTTAATCGATGACCCGCAGCATCAGTTTGTGAAGTTTTTTAAAGCATTCGAAGCATATAAACCGATTTCTGAAGAGACATACGAGTACAAGGAATATGTAGATATTCGAAGAGAAATGGCCAATGTTTTGTATTCTATAGCAGAAAAAGGAATGGAAGACAAATCAATACGAGCAGGCATTGATATTCCGGAGTATGTGTTTACTGTCGTACAAAATATAAGTTACTTTACTGTAGAATCCTATTTGACAGAGCATGACCCTAATCTACCCGTGAAATTAGATCCTAAAAAGCAGTTAAAGCTGATTAAAGAGATGTTTTTACAATTCATAGCCACTAAAAATTGA
- a CDS encoding class I SAM-dependent rRNA methyltransferase, with product MRKKTELQVESKAIKDLTNGNPLILKDTVVMPEVSIEEGSLLHLVDKSGGYIATGYCGIQNKGIGWVLTRKEKEQIDVKFFTKKIREAAEKRADFFASEDTTAFRVFNGEGDGIGGLTIDFFNGFYMVSWYSEGIYSFRNDIYEALNAAVNTRGIYEKLRFDTNGQYIDQDDYVSGEKGEFPLIVQENGMNFAVDLNDGAMTGIFLDQRNVRKALRDRYSTDKTVLNTFSYTGAFSVAAALGGASGTTSVDLAKRSLPKTIEQFSVNGIDYESQDIKVMNVFDYFSYAARKGLKFDVVVLDPPSFARTKKMTFSTSKDYPKLLKDALTITNNGGVIIASTNNASFNMKKFKTFIDKAFKDNGARYKILEEHQLPEDFTVPHNFPEFNYLKVVIIQVMN from the coding sequence ATGAGAAAAAAAACAGAACTACAAGTAGAAAGTAAAGCGATTAAGGATTTGACGAATGGCAATCCATTAATTTTAAAAGATACAGTTGTAATGCCGGAAGTATCGATTGAAGAAGGCAGCCTTCTTCATTTAGTTGATAAAAGCGGCGGCTATATAGCAACTGGCTATTGCGGTATTCAAAACAAGGGAATCGGCTGGGTGCTGACTCGTAAAGAAAAAGAGCAGATTGATGTGAAGTTCTTTACGAAGAAAATCCGTGAAGCTGCTGAAAAACGTGCAGACTTTTTTGCCTCTGAAGATACAACTGCTTTCCGTGTTTTTAATGGTGAAGGTGACGGCATTGGCGGTTTGACAATTGATTTCTTTAACGGCTTTTACATGGTGAGCTGGTACAGTGAAGGAATTTATTCATTCCGCAATGATATCTATGAAGCATTGAATGCGGCAGTGAATACTCGCGGGATTTATGAAAAACTGCGCTTTGATACAAATGGTCAATATATCGATCAGGATGATTATGTATCCGGTGAAAAAGGCGAATTCCCGCTGATCGTTCAGGAAAACGGCATGAACTTTGCGGTTGATCTGAATGATGGGGCAATGACAGGGATTTTCCTAGATCAGCGTAATGTACGTAAAGCATTACGTGACCGCTATTCAACAGATAAGACGGTACTGAATACATTCTCGTATACAGGTGCGTTTTCGGTTGCCGCAGCTTTAGGCGGAGCATCGGGTACGACTAGTGTCGATTTGGCAAAACGCAGCTTACCGAAAACAATTGAGCAATTCAGTGTGAATGGGATTGACTATGAATCACAAGATATTAAAGTGATGAACGTGTTTGACTACTTCAGCTATGCAGCAAGAAAAGGCCTGAAATTTGATGTCGTTGTACTGGATCCGCCAAGTTTTGCCCGTACGAAAAAAATGACGTTCAGTACGTCAAAAGATTATCCGAAATTGCTCAAGGATGCATTAACGATCACAAACAATGGTGGAGTGATTATCGCATCAACAAACAATGCAAGCTTTAATATGAAAAAGTTCAAAACATTCATCGATAAAGCATTTAAAGACAATGGGGCACGCTATAAAATTTTAGAAGAGCACCAATTGCCGGAAGATTTCACTGTGCCGCATAACTTCCCGGAATTCAATTATTTAAAAGTAGTCATCATACAGGTGATGAACTAA
- the bioB gene encoding biotin synthase BioB: MNWVQLAEEVLEGKILTHEEALAIVHAPDDELLLLMQGAFLIRKHYYGKKVKLNMIMNAKSGYCPENCGYCSQSSISTAPIEKYPFITKEEIIAGAKKAFENQIGTFCIVASGRGPTRKDVKVVSEAVQEIKEQYGLKVCACLGLLKDEQAEQLKTAGVDRYNHNLNTSEKHHDYITTSHTYKDRVNTVEIAKKYGMSPCSGAIIGMRETKQDVVDIAYALHALDADSIPINFLNAIDGTKLEGTKELDPRYCLKVLALFRYINPTKEIRIAGGREINLGSLQPLGLYAANSIFVGDYLTTEGQEENADYALIRDLGFEIEINEKQAALQM; encoded by the coding sequence ATGAATTGGGTTCAATTAGCTGAAGAAGTTCTCGAAGGAAAAATACTTACGCATGAAGAAGCGTTAGCCATTGTCCATGCACCGGACGATGAATTGCTACTATTAATGCAAGGGGCCTTCCTTATTCGGAAGCACTATTACGGTAAAAAGGTAAAACTAAATATGATTATGAATGCTAAAAGTGGCTACTGTCCTGAAAACTGCGGCTATTGTTCACAATCATCCATTTCTACTGCACCAATTGAAAAATATCCGTTTATAACAAAAGAAGAAATCATTGCCGGAGCTAAAAAAGCATTTGAAAATCAGATTGGAACGTTTTGTATAGTTGCAAGTGGACGCGGACCGACACGGAAAGATGTAAAGGTTGTAAGTGAAGCGGTTCAGGAAATTAAAGAACAATACGGATTAAAAGTATGTGCTTGTTTAGGGCTGCTGAAAGATGAACAGGCAGAACAATTAAAAACAGCTGGAGTCGACCGCTATAATCATAATTTGAATACATCCGAAAAGCATCACGATTATATTACCACTTCACATACATATAAAGATCGGGTCAATACGGTTGAAATTGCTAAAAAATATGGGATGTCACCTTGTTCGGGGGCCATTATTGGAATGCGTGAAACGAAACAGGATGTTGTTGATATTGCCTATGCACTTCATGCGCTGGATGCAGATTCCATTCCAATCAACTTTTTAAATGCAATTGACGGGACAAAGCTGGAAGGTACTAAGGAGCTGGATCCCCGCTATTGCTTAAAAGTACTTGCCTTATTCCGTTATATTAACCCAACAAAGGAAATACGAATCGCTGGAGGACGTGAAATCAACTTAGGTTCGTTACAGCCACTTGGGTTGTATGCTGCAAATAGTATTTTTGTAGGGGATTATTTAACAACAGAAGGTCAAGAGGAAAATGCGGATTATGCATTAATCAGAGATTTAGGCTTTGAAATTGAAATCAATGAGAAGCAGGCAGCACTTCAAATGTAG
- a CDS encoding ABC transporter permease, translating to MPALSKFKVLIKKLYKQKITSKSFILTTLLYLVVLSGFMFWSEIKDLIFSGDADTIAVVNETDFDIAQVLQDTDDVEYVYVESGDIADKLKDGDYYAAFTLSDADGKLAAKIESYDPLPLNDQQDFQSALSQAGQLYAMSQMELSPEQQQLLLSSEPVITLNSLNEAADDGKSAEEKMAGVWVSYAIGIIIYIFVASYLSMITTDVASEKGSRALEMLLVSVKPEVHFRSKIVGVFLVALTQFVILFGGLLLLLRFSDGGNKWSIVTDLLNSLSISYFLYIIGFLFLTIFMYLIIGALFGSLVSKVEEAGQVMMPAMMLTLVGFYVMLTGMGNPDTMLIKVFSYIPFTSGMVMPMRLGATDMNAIEPIISFVLLVVTVLTLYFLSLSFYKRSVLTYSSGGIIEKMKTVFKVTT from the coding sequence GTGCCGGCCTTGTCTAAATTTAAAGTGCTTATTAAAAAATTATATAAACAGAAAATTACATCGAAATCCTTTATTTTAACAACATTGCTTTACTTAGTAGTGCTAAGCGGGTTTATGTTCTGGTCTGAAATCAAAGACCTTATATTCTCGGGGGATGCCGATACGATTGCGGTTGTAAATGAAACTGACTTTGATATCGCGCAAGTGCTGCAGGATACAGATGATGTGGAATATGTATATGTTGAATCGGGGGATATCGCGGATAAATTGAAGGACGGAGACTATTATGCGGCCTTTACCTTATCAGATGCAGATGGCAAACTAGCGGCGAAAATTGAATCCTATGATCCGCTTCCGCTAAATGACCAGCAAGATTTCCAAAGTGCGCTAAGTCAAGCAGGTCAGCTGTATGCAATGAGCCAAATGGAATTATCACCAGAGCAGCAACAGCTACTATTATCGTCAGAACCGGTCATCACATTAAATTCTCTGAATGAAGCTGCGGATGACGGTAAATCTGCCGAAGAAAAAATGGCGGGTGTTTGGGTTTCGTATGCGATTGGAATTATCATTTATATTTTTGTTGCATCGTATTTATCAATGATTACAACAGATGTTGCTTCGGAAAAAGGGTCTCGTGCATTGGAAATGTTATTAGTGAGCGTGAAGCCTGAAGTGCATTTCCGTTCAAAAATTGTCGGTGTATTTTTAGTCGCCCTTACACAATTCGTTATTCTTTTCGGAGGCCTCTTATTATTGCTACGCTTCTCGGATGGCGGAAACAAATGGTCCATTGTAACAGATCTGCTTAATTCTCTATCGATCAGTTACTTCTTGTATATTATCGGGTTCTTATTCTTAACGATTTTCATGTATTTAATTATCGGTGCATTATTCGGATCCCTTGTTTCAAAAGTAGAAGAGGCAGGGCAAGTAATGATGCCGGCAATGATGCTGACACTTGTTGGATTCTACGTAATGCTGACAGGTATGGGTAACCCGGATACAATGCTGATTAAAGTATTCTCGTACATTCCATTTACATCAGGTATGGTTATGCCGATGCGTTTAGGTGCAACGGATATGAATGCCATTGAACCAATCATTAGCTTCGTTCTTTTAGTTGTAACAGTACTGACACTTTACTTCCTAAGTCTGTCATTCTACAAACGAAGTGTACTGACATATTCATCAGGCGGTATTATTGAAAAAATGAAAACGGTATTTAAAGTAACAACTTAA